A genomic region of Azoarcus sp. KH32C contains the following coding sequences:
- the alr gene encoding alanine racemase codes for MRPARALIDLDALRHNYLLARSRHGGRALAVVKANAYGHGAIPCARALAPEADGFAVAFLEEALELRAAGIDQPILLLEGVFSGEELDEVVRHDLWIVVHHAEQIRMIDHAHPALPIEVWLKMNSGMNRAGFLPHEMLPAWQRLKDCGKVGNITLMTHFARADEPDVISTTEQIVAFDAATREIPGPRSLANSGAILGWPAAHRDWARPGILLYGADPMPGAPNPLRPVMTLESSIIAVREIPQGAPLGYGARFSADRPTRVGLVAMGYADGYPRTVPNGTPVAVDGIRTRLIGRVSMDMLTVDLTDLPQAGIGSRVELWGNNIPVNRIAEAAGTISYELLCNVKRVRFEYPG; via the coding sequence ATGAGACCCGCCCGCGCCCTGATCGACCTCGACGCCCTGCGTCACAACTACCTCCTCGCCCGCAGCCGACACGGCGGCCGGGCCCTTGCCGTTGTCAAGGCAAATGCCTATGGCCACGGCGCCATTCCCTGTGCCCGGGCGCTCGCGCCCGAGGCGGACGGCTTCGCCGTCGCCTTCCTCGAGGAAGCGCTCGAACTGCGCGCGGCCGGCATCGACCAGCCGATCCTGCTCCTCGAAGGCGTCTTCTCGGGCGAAGAGCTCGACGAGGTCGTCCGCCACGACCTGTGGATCGTCGTGCATCACGCCGAGCAGATCCGCATGATCGACCATGCTCACCCGGCGCTGCCGATCGAGGTGTGGCTGAAGATGAACAGCGGGATGAACCGCGCGGGCTTCCTGCCGCACGAGATGCTTCCCGCGTGGCAACGCCTGAAGGACTGCGGCAAGGTCGGCAACATCACGCTGATGACCCACTTCGCGCGTGCCGACGAGCCGGACGTGATCTCGACCACCGAGCAGATCGTCGCCTTCGACGCTGCAACGCGCGAGATTCCCGGTCCGCGCAGTCTCGCCAACTCCGGCGCGATCCTCGGCTGGCCCGCGGCGCATCGCGACTGGGCGCGCCCCGGCATCCTGCTCTACGGCGCCGACCCGATGCCCGGCGCACCCAACCCGCTGCGGCCAGTGATGACGCTCGAAAGCAGCATCATTGCCGTGCGCGAGATCCCGCAAGGCGCTCCGCTCGGCTATGGCGCACGCTTCAGCGCCGACCGTCCGACACGCGTCGGACTCGTCGCGATGGGTTACGCCGACGGCTATCCGCGCACCGTGCCGAACGGCACCCCGGTCGCCGTCGACGGCATCCGCACGCGGCTTATCGGCCGCGTGTCGATGGACATGCTCACCGTCGACCTCACCGACCTGCCGCAGGCGGGCATCGGCAGCCGCGTCGAACTGTGGGGCAACAACATCCCCGTGAACCGCATCGCCGAGGCCGCGGGCACGATCTCGTACGAATTGCTGTGCAACGTCAAGCGGGTTCGCTTCGAGTATCCGGGCTGA
- a CDS encoding D-amino acid dehydrogenase → MRVLVLGSGVVGTTTAWYLARRGAKVTVIDRQPGSALETSYANAGQVSPGYSTPWAAPGIPLKAMKWLFQRHSPLSIRPDGSLFQLRWMAQMLRNCTADRYAVNKERMMRLSEYSRDCLRALRADTGIQYEERTLGTLQLFRSQAQVDAAARDIQVLEECGVPYELLDRDQLGRVEPALARVSHKLAGGLRLPNDETGDCHLFTTRLAEKARELGVEFRYGQDIREVMVGGGDVIGVQVGNEVLAADRYVLALGSYSRQMLAPLGLDLPVYPLKGYSLTVPLIDAAAAPVSTVLDETYKIAITRFADRIRVGGMAELGGFDLALNPRRRETLEMVVSDLFPGGGDVPKAEFWTGLRPMTPDGTPVVGATAYPDLFVSTGHGTLGWTMACGSGQLMADLVTGHQPAIRHQDLGLARYGKVAASRSQGLNLSPAA, encoded by the coding sequence ATGCGCGTTCTCGTCCTCGGCAGCGGCGTCGTCGGCACCACCACCGCCTGGTACCTTGCCCGGCGCGGCGCGAAGGTCACCGTCATCGACCGCCAGCCCGGCTCGGCACTCGAGACCAGCTACGCCAACGCCGGCCAGGTGTCGCCCGGCTACTCGACTCCGTGGGCCGCGCCCGGCATTCCGCTGAAAGCGATGAAGTGGCTCTTCCAGCGCCACTCGCCGCTGTCGATCCGCCCCGACGGCAGCCTCTTCCAGCTGCGCTGGATGGCGCAGATGCTGCGCAACTGCACCGCCGACCGCTATGCGGTGAACAAGGAACGCATGATGCGGCTGTCCGAGTACAGCCGTGACTGCCTGCGCGCGCTGCGCGCCGATACCGGCATCCAGTACGAGGAACGCACCCTCGGCACGCTCCAGCTCTTTCGCAGCCAGGCCCAGGTCGACGCCGCCGCGCGCGACATCCAGGTCCTGGAAGAATGCGGCGTGCCCTACGAGCTGCTCGACCGCGACCAACTCGGACGCGTCGAACCGGCGCTCGCCCGCGTCAGCCACAAGCTGGCGGGCGGCTTGCGCCTCCCCAACGACGAGACCGGCGACTGCCATCTCTTCACGACGCGCCTCGCCGAGAAGGCGCGCGAACTGGGCGTCGAGTTCCGCTACGGCCAGGACATCCGCGAAGTGATGGTCGGCGGCGGCGACGTGATCGGCGTGCAGGTCGGCAACGAAGTGCTCGCCGCCGACCGCTATGTGCTCGCGCTCGGCAGCTACTCGCGCCAGATGCTCGCGCCGCTCGGCCTCGACCTGCCCGTGTATCCGCTGAAGGGCTACTCGCTGACCGTGCCGCTCATCGACGCCGCGGCCGCCCCGGTATCGACCGTGCTCGACGAAACTTACAAGATCGCGATCACGCGCTTCGCGGACCGCATCCGCGTCGGCGGCATGGCCGAGCTCGGCGGGTTCGACCTGGCGCTCAACCCGCGCCGCCGCGAAACGCTGGAGATGGTCGTCAGCGACCTCTTCCCGGGCGGCGGCGACGTGCCGAAGGCGGAATTCTGGACCGGCCTGCGCCCGATGACGCCGGACGGCACCCCGGTGGTTGGCGCAACCGCCTACCCCGACCTCTTCGTCAGCACCGGCCACGGCACCCTCGGCTGGACCATGGCCTGCGGCTCCGGCCAGCTGATGGCCGACCTCGTCACCGGACACCAGCCAGCGATTCGTCATCAAGACCTGGGGCTCGCGCGTTATGGCAAAGTAGCAGCTTCCCGCTCACAAGGCCTTAACCTCTCTCCTGCCGCATGA
- a CDS encoding winged helix-turn-helix transcriptional regulator → MRELDRIDRRILDLLQKDGRLSMTDLAHKVGLSATPCTERVKRLERDGVITGYHARVSPQALGKNLLVFVEIKLSAKSGEVFDRVKKELLFVPEVMECHLVSGDFDYLVKARITEMGEYRRLLGNILLKLPSAVESRSYVVMEEIKETLYIPAE, encoded by the coding sequence ATGCGCGAACTGGACCGGATTGACCGGCGAATCCTCGATCTGCTGCAGAAAGACGGCCGCCTTTCGATGACCGACCTGGCGCACAAGGTGGGGCTATCAGCCACGCCCTGCACCGAGCGCGTGAAGCGCCTCGAACGCGACGGCGTGATCACCGGCTACCATGCGCGCGTCAGTCCTCAGGCGCTCGGCAAGAACCTGCTCGTCTTCGTCGAGATCAAGCTGTCGGCGAAGTCCGGCGAAGTCTTCGACCGCGTGAAGAAGGAGCTGCTCTTCGTGCCCGAGGTGATGGAGTGCCACCTCGTGTCGGGCGACTTCGATTACCTCGTGAAGGCGCGCATCACCGAGATGGGCGAGTACCGGCGTCTGCTCGGCAACATCCTGCTCAAGCTGCCGTCGGCGGTCGAGTCGCGCAGCTACGTGGTGATGGAGGAGATCAAGGAGACGCTCTACATCCCGGCCGAGTGA
- a CDS encoding EF-hand domain-containing protein gives MKISHLRLPIPCQRVATATLCALLLGAACSATAQTLIPSLERQDHVGDLGRAAREKAVARFDGADADKDGRLSKAEVEGRLTYVAENFDRLDTNHDGYLSWQEFIGHDRWKKE, from the coding sequence ATGAAGATTTCGCACCTCCGCCTCCCCATCCCCTGCCAGCGCGTCGCGACCGCCACCCTCTGCGCGCTGCTGCTCGGCGCCGCCTGCAGCGCCACTGCCCAGACGCTGATCCCTTCGCTCGAACGGCAGGATCACGTCGGTGATCTGGGGCGCGCAGCGCGGGAGAAGGCGGTCGCCCGTTTCGACGGCGCCGATGCGGACAAGGACGGGCGGCTATCGAAAGCCGAGGTGGAGGGGCGCCTGACCTATGTCGCGGAGAATTTCGACCGGCTCGACACTAACCACGACGGTTACCTGAGCTGGCAGGAATTCATCGGCCACGACCGCTGGAAGAAGGAATGA
- a CDS encoding porin, which yields MKSRAKTGVFQRTVLASALCVLGLGQAHAVSFTQGDSTIDINGTINGFYSNRTSESGGVKTTNSALTNGLLPGWINFVFTTKAEGLDIKAHVGFAPGINDKSDVVGLPTNPGCGGATGCDSPFSQIDTRNLYFQFGSSDWGTIKLGRDIGLFGQKIILSDMTLLGLGGNSYAATPFNTTFGMIGHGYMYTGFQPQITYTTPTMGGLSAAIGVFDPNRFAGDETKDPGVQGMVNYDWKGGNMSASLWGGFVHQTTSGSGSFDANGYELGAKFGIGDFEAVAYGFDAKGLGLSTVGALYFSPFEKTKGKGYFVQGTYKFGKTKVGINYGQNRDTDGLLTDDNKFKSMTVGVYHSLNKYITLVGEFNRERGTGSDVFPGDLKTRTISLGGIIFF from the coding sequence ATGAAATCTCGTGCGAAAACCGGGGTGTTCCAGCGGACGGTACTCGCCAGCGCGCTGTGCGTGCTCGGCCTGGGTCAAGCCCATGCGGTGAGCTTCACCCAAGGCGATTCGACGATCGACATCAACGGCACGATCAACGGTTTCTATTCGAACCGCACGTCGGAAAGTGGTGGCGTGAAGACCACGAATTCCGCACTGACCAACGGGCTGCTGCCGGGCTGGATCAACTTCGTGTTCACGACCAAGGCCGAAGGTCTGGACATCAAGGCGCACGTCGGCTTCGCGCCCGGCATCAACGACAAGTCGGACGTCGTCGGCCTGCCGACCAACCCGGGTTGCGGCGGCGCGACCGGCTGCGACAGCCCGTTCTCGCAGATCGACACGCGTAACCTGTACTTCCAGTTCGGTTCGAGCGACTGGGGCACGATCAAGCTCGGCCGCGACATCGGTCTCTTCGGCCAGAAGATCATCCTGTCCGACATGACCCTGCTCGGCCTGGGCGGCAACAGCTACGCCGCGACGCCGTTCAACACCACCTTCGGCATGATCGGCCACGGCTACATGTACACCGGCTTCCAGCCGCAGATCACCTACACGACCCCGACGATGGGCGGCTTGTCGGCTGCGATCGGCGTCTTCGATCCGAACCGCTTCGCCGGCGACGAGACGAAGGATCCCGGCGTGCAGGGCATGGTCAATTACGACTGGAAGGGCGGCAACATGAGCGCCTCGCTGTGGGGCGGTTTCGTGCATCAGACGACCAGCGGCTCCGGCAGCTTCGACGCCAATGGCTACGAGCTCGGCGCCAAGTTCGGCATCGGCGACTTTGAGGCGGTGGCCTACGGCTTCGACGCGAAGGGTCTCGGCCTGTCGACGGTCGGCGCGCTGTACTTCTCGCCGTTCGAGAAGACCAAGGGCAAGGGCTACTTCGTCCAGGGCACCTACAAGTTCGGCAAGACCAAGGTCGGCATCAACTACGGCCAGAACCGCGACACCGACGGCCTGCTGACGGACGACAACAAGTTCAAGTCGATGACCGTGGGCGTGTATCACTCGCTCAACAAGTACATCACGCTGGTCGGCGAGTTCAACCGCGAGCGTGGCACGGGTAGCGACGTCTTCCCGGGCGACCTGAAGACCCGCACCATTTCCCTGGGCGGCATCATCTTCTTCTAA
- a CDS encoding flagellar brake protein, translating into MPWAVYDRDGKLVLDKGGEFESEQQIRTLLARGLYREAAAPPRQPAPASPPPAPAPQPAASEQRTERKLLDETRLAVGDTIQLQAQFDGGNMRLAVSLIGYLKGKSIIVTAPMRDGKFLMMREGQSFIARMFSGKNAYAFPATIIKVTNVPYPHLHLSYPAEVEAVMVRRDARVKVRVIAAVQSRNSPSAAAILSDLSTGGCSLLAENQLGQKSDEIVVKFKAPISGIEQLLTLKGIVRGIQLDNAPVDGRSRFTHGVQFVDHAPGDQVALTAFVYQKLIEDELKL; encoded by the coding sequence GTGCCGTGGGCCGTTTACGATCGCGACGGCAAGCTGGTGCTCGACAAGGGTGGAGAGTTCGAATCGGAACAGCAGATCCGGACGCTGCTCGCGCGCGGACTCTATCGCGAAGCCGCAGCGCCCCCGCGGCAGCCCGCGCCCGCCAGTCCGCCTCCTGCGCCTGCCCCCCAGCCCGCGGCGAGCGAGCAGCGCACCGAACGCAAGCTGCTCGACGAAACCCGCCTCGCGGTCGGAGACACGATCCAGCTGCAGGCGCAGTTCGACGGCGGCAACATGCGCCTCGCGGTCTCGCTGATCGGCTATCTGAAGGGAAAGAGCATCATCGTCACCGCACCGATGCGGGACGGCAAGTTCCTGATGATGCGTGAAGGACAAAGCTTCATCGCACGGATGTTCTCGGGCAAGAACGCGTATGCATTCCCGGCGACCATCATCAAGGTCACGAACGTCCCCTATCCGCACCTGCACCTGTCCTACCCGGCGGAAGTGGAAGCGGTGATGGTCCGGCGCGACGCGCGCGTGAAGGTTCGCGTGATCGCAGCGGTGCAGAGCCGCAATTCGCCTTCGGCGGCCGCGATCCTGTCAGACCTCAGCACCGGCGGCTGTTCGCTGCTGGCCGAAAATCAGCTCGGCCAGAAAAGCGACGAAATCGTCGTGAAGTTCAAGGCGCCGATCAGCGGCATCGAACAACTCCTGACGCTGAAGGGCATCGTCCGCGGCATCCAGCTCGACAATGCGCCCGTCGACGGCCGCTCGCGCTTCACGCACGGCGTCCAGTTCGTCGACCATGCTCCAGGGGACCAAGTCGCGCTGACCGCTTTCGTCTATCAAAAACTAATCGAGGACGAGCTCAAACTCTGA
- a CDS encoding sulfatase-like hydrolase/transferase produces MRVRRLFKPLAILAGCLLYAVPDWLTDEFGSVTIDQVLYHLRFGTEGLLTTDPELVRRALWRGLALPLALALVLWGLDEWVNHLRAHPEKWPVPWLRAAMTSLRNGLTRVGRWGMRVFTHGAPRAIPLIVLGAGVAYFIDSFSLASYVRAYFGEDYFSGSYVDPRRVALVKGKEQPKNLILIYVESLENTYSDPALFGHDLLHRLTALKAKGRAISFDNYHQMMGAHFTIAGIVGTQCGLPLKSVALFGGNAQGEQVESFLPRARCLGDILAGEGYTNIFLNGSSLAFAGVGKFFHDHHYSKVMGREEWIRAGERPELMSGWGLHDDDLFRRARSELDTLMKSRKPFNLTILTIDTHHPYGHLSQLCERQGYSDFEGIVECTAGQVADFIDYVASRGWLDRTAIVVQGDHLAMGNTSYDKLITNPNRRVFNLLVGGDKHLVKNTEDVTHFDMLPTILDLIGLNVQGDRAGLGYSGIGPVTAARPADRIAKMTQQLGNYSAAYRALWESSPIPDGDLHGGETTAVAPPQQPPARVLPPPVAVRPDAPRTQ; encoded by the coding sequence ATGCGTGTCAGAAGATTGTTCAAGCCGCTGGCGATCCTCGCCGGCTGTCTGCTCTATGCCGTGCCGGACTGGCTCACGGACGAATTCGGTTCGGTGACGATCGACCAGGTGCTCTACCACCTGCGTTTCGGAACGGAAGGCCTTCTGACCACCGATCCCGAGCTCGTGCGCCGGGCGCTGTGGCGTGGTCTGGCCTTGCCGCTCGCCCTCGCGCTGGTGCTGTGGGGGCTCGACGAGTGGGTCAATCACCTGCGGGCCCATCCCGAAAAATGGCCGGTGCCCTGGCTGCGCGCGGCGATGACGTCGCTACGCAACGGGCTGACACGAGTCGGGCGCTGGGGCATGCGCGTCTTCACGCACGGCGCGCCGCGGGCGATCCCGCTGATCGTTCTCGGTGCGGGCGTCGCCTACTTCATCGACAGCTTCTCGCTCGCGAGCTACGTGCGCGCCTACTTCGGCGAGGATTACTTTTCCGGTTCGTACGTCGATCCGCGGCGCGTCGCGCTCGTGAAGGGCAAGGAGCAGCCGAAGAACCTGATCCTGATCTACGTCGAGAGCCTCGAGAACACCTATTCCGATCCGGCGCTGTTCGGGCACGATCTATTGCACCGCCTGACGGCCCTGAAGGCGAAGGGGCGTGCGATTTCCTTCGATAACTATCACCAGATGATGGGCGCGCACTTCACGATCGCCGGCATCGTCGGCACGCAATGCGGTCTGCCGTTGAAGTCGGTCGCGCTCTTCGGCGGCAACGCGCAGGGCGAGCAGGTCGAAAGCTTTCTGCCGCGGGCGCGCTGCCTCGGCGACATCCTCGCGGGCGAGGGCTATACGAACATCTTCCTGAACGGGTCGAGCCTCGCCTTCGCCGGCGTCGGCAAGTTCTTCCACGACCATCACTACAGCAAGGTGATGGGCCGCGAGGAATGGATCCGCGCGGGCGAGCGTCCGGAGCTGATGAGCGGCTGGGGCCTGCACGACGACGACCTCTTCCGTCGCGCACGGAGCGAACTCGACACGCTGATGAAGTCGCGCAAGCCCTTCAACCTCACGATACTCACGATCGACACGCACCATCCCTACGGCCATCTGTCGCAGCTGTGCGAGCGCCAAGGCTATAGCGACTTCGAAGGCATCGTGGAGTGCACGGCCGGGCAGGTCGCGGACTTCATCGACTACGTGGCCTCGCGCGGCTGGCTCGACCGGACCGCGATCGTCGTGCAGGGCGACCATCTGGCGATGGGCAACACCTCCTACGACAAGTTGATCACCAATCCGAACCGGCGCGTGTTCAACCTGCTGGTCGGCGGGGACAAGCACCTCGTGAAGAACACCGAAGACGTCACGCACTTCGACATGCTGCCGACGATTCTCGACCTGATCGGCCTGAATGTGCAGGGCGATCGCGCCGGTCTCGGTTACTCGGGGATCGGCCCGGTGACGGCGGCCCGTCCGGCCGACCGCATCGCGAAGATGACGCAGCAGTTGGGCAACTATAGCGCGGCGTATCGCGCGCTGTGGGAGTCGTCGCCGATTCCCGACGGTGACCTGCACGGCGGCGAGACGACGGCCGTGGCGCCGCCACAGCAGCCGCCGGCGCGCGTGCTGCCGCCGCCCGTGGCGGTCCGCCCCGACGCGCCGCGCACCCAGTAA
- a CDS encoding bacteriohemerythrin, with the protein MFTIDWTPDLEVGVAEIDEDHRVMVAMLNRIMKAGGRHETTQAVLEELGRYTLHHFEREERLMVECRYEFADLHRREHRALYDEIRHQIDDLIARERRLSELAKFMQRWLLRHIVAEDRLLALAIRRHRETQVTAESED; encoded by the coding sequence ATGTTCACGATCGATTGGACGCCGGATCTGGAGGTCGGGGTCGCGGAGATCGACGAGGACCACCGCGTCATGGTCGCGATGCTCAATCGTATAATGAAGGCAGGCGGCCGCCACGAGACGACGCAGGCGGTTCTGGAGGAACTCGGGCGTTACACGCTGCACCACTTCGAGCGGGAAGAGCGCTTGATGGTGGAGTGCCGCTACGAGTTCGCCGACTTGCACCGGCGCGAGCATCGCGCCTTGTACGACGAGATCCGGCACCAGATCGACGATCTGATCGCCCGCGAGCGCAGGCTTTCGGAGCTTGCGAAGTTCATGCAGCGTTGGCTGCTGAGACACATCGTTGCCGAGGATCGGCTGTTGGCGCTGGCCATTCGGCGTCATCGCGAGACGCAGGTAACGGCCGAGTCCGAGGATTGA
- the dmeF gene encoding CDF family Co(II)/Ni(II) efflux transporter DmeF yields MSATPNNFQQPHVFDTGNLAAEKGTRLVMAITAVTMVVEILAGWWYNSMALLADGWHMSSHALAIGLSALAYAAARRYASDPRFAFGTWKIEILAGFASAIFLIGVALAMVVGSVERLLAPQPIRFTEAIVVAVVGLIVNLVCALILARAGQHGHDHGHHHDHDHHGHAHHTHHHHSHEDAHHHDLNLRAAYLHVVVDAATSVLAIVALLGGMLFGWNWLDPVMGLVGAVLVARWSQGLIRDTGKVLLDHEMDHPIVAEIRATLGGHPAWQAPPQVIDLHVWRVGRNSFSVIIGLVSDDPVITPATVRGALAEHAELVHVTVEINRSADL; encoded by the coding sequence ATGAGCGCGACCCCGAACAATTTTCAGCAACCGCACGTTTTCGACACCGGCAACCTCGCGGCTGAAAAAGGCACGCGCCTGGTGATGGCGATCACCGCCGTGACGATGGTCGTCGAGATCCTCGCCGGCTGGTGGTACAACTCGATGGCGCTGCTCGCCGACGGCTGGCACATGAGCTCGCACGCGCTCGCGATCGGCCTGTCGGCCCTCGCCTACGCCGCCGCGCGGCGCTATGCGAGCGACCCGCGCTTCGCCTTCGGCACCTGGAAGATCGAAATCCTCGCGGGCTTCGCGAGCGCGATCTTCCTGATCGGCGTCGCGCTCGCGATGGTGGTGGGCTCGGTCGAACGGCTGCTTGCACCGCAGCCGATCCGCTTTACCGAGGCCATCGTCGTCGCCGTGGTCGGCCTGATCGTCAACCTCGTCTGCGCGCTGATCCTCGCCCGCGCTGGCCAGCATGGACACGACCATGGGCACCATCACGACCATGATCACCACGGCCACGCCCATCACACGCACCATCACCACTCCCACGAGGACGCGCACCACCACGACCTGAACCTGCGCGCTGCCTATCTTCATGTAGTCGTCGATGCGGCCACATCGGTGCTCGCGATCGTCGCCCTGCTGGGCGGCATGCTCTTCGGCTGGAACTGGCTGGACCCCGTGATGGGCCTCGTCGGTGCGGTGCTCGTCGCACGCTGGTCCCAGGGCCTGATCCGCGACACCGGCAAAGTGCTGCTCGACCACGAGATGGATCACCCGATCGTCGCCGAGATCCGCGCAACGCTCGGGGGCCATCCGGCCTGGCAGGCGCCGCCGCAGGTCATCGACCTGCACGTGTGGCGCGTCGGCCGCAACAGCTTCTCGGTGATCATCGGCCTTGTCAGCGACGATCCGGTGATCACGCCGGCAACGGTGCGCGGCGCGCTCGCGGAGCATGCCGAGCTCGTGCACGTCACCGTCGAAATCAACCGTTCAGCGGACCTCTAA
- a CDS encoding metal-sensing transcriptional repressor: MSEHTSHPDIIKRLKRAEGHLRSIITMLEAGRPCIEIAQQLQAVESAVASAKKTLVHDHIDHCLDHAAAEGRKDPAEAIRDLKQITRYL, translated from the coding sequence ATGAGCGAGCACACTTCCCACCCGGACATCATCAAGCGCCTGAAACGGGCCGAAGGGCACCTGCGCAGCATCATCACGATGCTCGAGGCGGGTCGCCCGTGCATCGAGATCGCACAACAGTTGCAGGCCGTCGAAAGCGCGGTCGCGAGCGCCAAGAAGACGCTCGTGCACGACCACATCGACCACTGCCTCGACCACGCCGCGGCCGAAGGACGCAAGGACCCGGCCGAAGCGATCCGCGATCTGAAACAGATCACTCGCTACCTGTAA
- a CDS encoding cupin domain-containing protein, translated as MPDHGNLLRPLAVPAPEEVFETLLDLPGARIERIVSHGHASPEGFWYDQPQAEWVMVVQGEAVLAFDDGRQHKMRAGDWITIPAHCRHRVESTGPATVWLAVHCAPTP; from the coding sequence ATGCCCGATCACGGAAACCTCCTTCGCCCACTGGCCGTCCCCGCCCCCGAGGAAGTCTTCGAGACCTTGCTCGACCTGCCCGGTGCGCGCATCGAGCGCATCGTCTCGCACGGCCACGCGAGCCCCGAAGGCTTCTGGTACGACCAGCCGCAGGCCGAATGGGTGATGGTCGTGCAGGGCGAGGCCGTGCTCGCCTTCGACGACGGACGGCAACATAAGATGCGCGCCGGCGACTGGATCACGATCCCCGCCCATTGCCGTCACCGCGTCGAATCGACCGGCCCCGCAACCGTGTGGCTCGCCGTGCATTGCGCCCCGACGCCATGA